Genomic segment of Oscillospiraceae bacterium:
AAGCCGCATAATCTTACACTTTTAGGAGAGCCACTTGAAGTTTGTTGGGATATTGGCTATCGCCACCATAATCCAACACAAGAGCAGTTTGGATGGATAGAAAAGTTTATTATTGCACGGAGAGAGTACATCAAAGACACCGCAGTATAAGCATTTGCAAGTTGTAAACATTGCTTGCGGCGGAAACCCGCATGATTGCGGTGTTTTTCCGTGCCCCTTATGAGGGTTCATACCAGTGAGGGTGTTGTTAGGGGATTTGGGATTGTAGATACAATCTCGGGTCGCTTGACAACACCCACTTTCATTTCATGCGGTGGCGTAACTCATCGCCACGCCTTTTCTTATTGGAATGTTAATTTCCGTGTGCGGGATTTTCTTTAAGTCCGGGACATCTATTGCCCCGACGCAGTTATAGAAAATCTCAACCTTTTGCATCTAGACAGCAGGGCTGTCTTTATCGGCAACACTAACCCTCTCACGATGATGCACCACAATCTTATTCCACGAACTCACGCCTTTATCCTGCATTTAGAGATATACGCGGAAGATGGTCTTATTCACAGTCAAACAGCTCGCCCACGGGTACACCAAGTGCTTTGGCCAACTTGTACAACGTTTTCGCTTTTGGGTTAGCATTACCTGATTCTATAAGCACAATATTGCTGCTCGCAACACCGGATGCTTCCGATAATGCTTTGAGCGTCATGCCCTTTTTGTTGCGGAATTCTTTGAGACGAAACTTCATGTCGGCAACTCCTTTTTAGTTTTCTTGTTGTAGTATTCGCTCGAAAGGCTGAGTAAATTAAGGTAAT
This window contains:
- a CDS encoding helix-turn-helix domain-containing protein, yielding MKFRLKEFRNKKGMTLKALSEASGVASSNIVLIESGNANPKAKTLYKLAKALGVPVGELFDCE